GCGAGCGGATCGTCGCGTTGGAACACATCGGGTCGACGTCGGTTCCGGGTCTTGCGGCCAAACCCATCATCGACATGCTGCTCGTCGTCACCGACCCCGCGAACGAACCGGCGTACGTACCCGACCTCGAACGCGCCGGCTACGAGCTCACGGTCCGCGAACCGGACTGGCATGAGCACCGGCTGTTCAAGCGACCGAATGGCATCGCGCTACACCTCCATGTCTACCCACCGGCGTGTCCGGAGATCCGCCGCTACCTCGCGTTTCGTGACCACCTGCGTACCGACGATGCCGATCGAGCGCTGTACGAACGGACGAAGCGAGAACTTGCGACACGTGAGTGGCGCTACATGCAGGACTACGCCGACGCGAAAACCGACGTTGTCGAGACGATCATCGCCCGCGCCCTCCACTGACTCGTCGGTCCCGCACCGCAGACTCGTCAGTCCCGCACCGCAGACTCGTCAGTCCGTTGGCGCACGGAATCGGATGAGTGATCGCCCAGGAGCCCACGCGATCGACGTACGCGACACCTCTGTCCAGCCCTCGGCACGATAGAGGCCGTTCGCTGCGTCTCGACCGGCAACGACATCGAGCATGACCTGAGAATGCATCAGCCGCGCCTGGGATGCGGCATGCCGCAGCAGTGCTCGGCCGATTCCGGCACCCGAGTACTCCGGATCGACGAAAAGCCTCTCGACCAGCGCCGATCCACTGTTGGCAACGGCAGCGACGTGCCCGACGGGATCTCCCCCGATGGTCGCCACCCAAGCCGCAGTGGACCCGCCACTCAGCCAGTCGGCAG
The sequence above is drawn from the Nocardioidaceae bacterium SCSIO 66511 genome and encodes:
- a CDS encoding GrpB family protein; translated protein: MTSRESPDEVYVVGQEILDKPIELLAYDPEWPRLYAAEERRVRDALGERIVALEHIGSTSVPGLAAKPIIDMLLVVTDPANEPAYVPDLERAGYELTVREPDWHEHRLFKRPNGIALHLHVYPPACPEIRRYLAFRDHLRTDDADRALYERTKRELATREWRYMQDYADAKTDVVETIIARALH
- a CDS encoding GNAT family N-acetyltransferase; translated protein: MVLTCPLSSHSRTMKIRERCDDDLDECVRILRKVHEHLGYPVNWPADPADWLSGGSTAAWVATIGGDPVGHVAAVANSGSALVERLFVDPEYSGAGIGRALLRHAASQARLMHSQVMLDVVAGRDAANGLYRAEGWTEVSRTSIAWAPGRSLIRFRAPTD